One genomic segment of Coffea arabica cultivar ET-39 chromosome 6e, Coffea Arabica ET-39 HiFi, whole genome shotgun sequence includes these proteins:
- the LOC113697578 gene encoding coatomer subunit beta-1-like, with protein sequence MEKSCSLLVHFDKGTPALANEIKEALEGNDVPAKVDAMKKAVMLLLNGETLPQLFITIIRYVLPSEDHTIQKLLLLYLEIIDKTDAKGRLLPEMILICQNLRNNLQHPNEYIRGVTLRFLCRLNEVEIIEPLIPSVLSNLEHRHPFIRRNAILAVMSIYKLPQGEQLLADAPEMIEKVLTSEQDQSAKRNAFLMLFNCAQDRAINYLLTHVDRVPDWGELLQMVVLELVRKVCRTNKAEKGKYIKIIISLLNAPSAAVIYECAGTLVSLSSAPTAIRAAANTYCQLLLSQSDNNVKLIVLDRLNELKSSHRDIMFDLIMDVLRALSSPNLDIRRKTLDIVLDLIMPRNVNEVVLTLKKEVVKTQSGELEKNGEYRQMLIQAIHSCAIKFPEVASTVVHLLMDFLGDSNVASAMDVVVFVREIIETNPKLRVSIVTRLLDTFYQIRAARVCSCALWIIGEYCLSLSEVESGIATIKQCLGDLPFYSISEEGDAADPAKKSQQVTSITVSSRRPAILADGTYATQSAASETAFSPPTVVQGSLTTGNLRSLLLTGDFFLGAVIACTLTKLVLRLEEVQPSRVEVNKASTNVLLIMVSMLQLGQSSVLPHPIDNDSYDRIVLCIRLLCNTGDEVRKIWLKSCRESFVKMLSDKQLRETEEIKAKAQISHSQPDDLIDFYHLKSRRGMSQLELEDEVQDDLKRATGEFIKDGDDANKLNRILQLTGFSDPVYAEAYVTVHHYDIVLDVTVINRTKETLQNLCLELATMGDLKLVERPQNYTLAPESSKQIKANIKVSSTETGVIFGNIVYETSNVLERTVVVLNDIHIDIMDYISPAVCSDAAFRTMWAEFEWENKVAVNTVIEDEKEFLDHIIKSTNMKCLTAQSALEGECGFLAANLYAKSVFGEDALVNVSIEKQADGKLSGYIRIRSKTQGIALSLGDKITLKQKGGS encoded by the exons TTCCCCAGCTATTCATTACTATTATCCGGTACGTGTTGCCCTCAGAAGATCACACTATTCAGAAATTGCTGCTTCTCTATCTGGAGATCATTGACAAGACCGATGCTAAGGGGCGACTTCTACCTGAGATGATCTTGATCTGTCAGAACCTGAGGAACAATCTTCAGCATCCCAATGAGTACATTCGGGGGGTCACGCTGAGATTCCTATGCCGCCTGAATGAGGTGGAAATCATTGAGCCTTTGATCCCTTCTGTTCTGTCAAATTTGGAGCACCGACATCCATTTATCAGAAGGAATGCTATTCTTGCTGTGATGTCAATTTACAAGCTCCCGCAAGGAGAGCAGCTCTTGGCAGATGCTCCTGAGATGATTGAAAAGGTTCTCACATCCGAACAGGACCAATCGGCCAAGAGGAATGCATTTCTGATGCTGTTCAATTGTGCCCAGGATCGTGCAATTAATTACCTTTTGACTCATGTTGACAGAGTACCAGACTGGGGAGAGTTGCTTCAGATGGTAGTCCTGGAATTGGTCAGGAAAGTCTGTAGAACGAACAAGGCAGAGAAAGGGAAGTACATTAAGATTATTATCTCTCTGCTAAACGCCCCTTCTGCTGCTGTTATTTATGAATGTGCTGGAACTCTTGTTTCTTTGTCTTCTGCTCCTACAGCTATCAGGGCTGCTGCCAATACCTACTGCCAGCTTCTTCTGTCTCAGAGTGACAACAATGTCAAACTTATTGTGCTTGATCGTCTGAATGAACTGAAATCATCTCACAGGGACATTATGTTTGATTTGATAATGGATGTTCTTAGGGCACTTTCAAGCCCGAACCTTGACATTCGGAGGAAAACACTTGATATAGTTCTTGATTTGATCATGCCACGAAATGTCAATGAGGTTGTTCTCACTCTTAAGAAAGAAGTTGTGAAAACTCAAAGTGGCGAGCTGGAGAAGAATGGGGAGTACCGTCAAATGCTCATTCAAGCCATTCATTCCTGTGCTATAAAATTCCCAGAAGTTGCAAGCACTGTGGTCCACCTATTGATGGATTTCTTGGGTGACAGCAACGTTGCTTCTGCAATGGATGTGGTTGTTTTTGTGCGAGAAATTATTGAAACAAACCCAAAATTAAGGGTTTCCATAGTCACCAGGCTGCTTGACACGTTCTACCAGATTCGAGCTGCACGGGTTTGTTCTTGCGCTCTTTGGATTATTGGAGAATACTGCTTGTCCCTTTCTGAAGTCGAGAGCGGCATTGCAACCATTAAGCAGTGTCTTGGGGACTTACCCTTTTACTCTATTTCTGAAGAAGGGGATGCTGCTGATCCAGCAAAGAAATCTCAGCAGGTAACTTCCATCACCGTTTCATCCAGACGACCAGCTATCCTTGCTGATGGGACGTATGCCACTCAAAGTGCTGCTTCTGAAACTGCTTTCTCCCCTCCAACTGTTGTCCAAGGATCATTAACTACTGGAAATCTGAGATCTCTCCTCCTCACTGGTGATTTTTTCCTTGGGGCTGTGATTGCCTGCACACTGACAAAGCTTGTGCTGAGACTGGAAGAGGTTCAGCCTTCCAGGGTTGAAGTCAATAAAGCATCTACAAATGTACTGTTGATCATGGTTTCAATGCTACAGCTAGGGCAGTCTTCGGTTCTTCCTCATCCAATTGATAATGATTCTTATGATAGGATAGTTCTTTGCATAAGACTGCTGTGTAACACAGGGGATGAGGTCAGGAAGATATGGTTGAAGTCTTGCCGTGAGAGTTTTGTTAAGATGCTTTCTGATAAACAGCTACGCGAAACAGAGGAAATTAAAGCAAAAGCTCAGATTTCCCATTCACAGCCAGATGATCTGATTGACTTCTACCACTTGAAGAGTAGAAGG GGCATGAGCCAGCTGGAGTTGGAAGATGAGGTCCAAGATGATCTAAAACGTGCCACAGGGGAATTCATTAAGGATGGAGATGATGCAAACAAGCTTAACCGTATTCTTCAGCTTACAGGTTTTAGCGATCCTGTGTATGCTGAAGCATATGTGACAGTTCACCACTATGATATCGTCCTGGATGTTACAGTCATTAATAGAACTAAGGAAACTCTGCAGAATTTGTGTTTGGAGTTGGCAACAATGGGAGATCTTAAACTAGTTGAGCGGCCACAGAACTACACTCTGGCTCCTGAATCAAGCAAGCAGATCAAAGCAAATATTAAGGTGTCCTCCACAGAGACGGGTGTCATATTTGGGAACATAGTCTATGAGACTTCGAATGTGCTTGAACGAACTGTCGTTGTCCTCAATGACATACACATTGACATCATGGACTACATCTCTCCTGCAGTGTGCAGTGATGCTGCTTTCAGAACTATGTGGGCAGAATTTGAATGGGAGAACAAG GTTGCTGTAAATACTGTTATTGAAGATGAGAAGGAATTCCTTGACCATATTATTAAGTCAACCAACATGAAATGCCTGACTGCGCA GTCAGCTTTGGAAGGTGAGTGTGGATTCCTTGCCGCTAACCTTTATGCAAAGAGTGTGTTTGGAGAGGACGCTTTGGTGAATGTCAGCATTGAGAAACAGGCAGATGGTAAGTTGAGTGGTTATATTAGAATAAGAAGCAAGACTCAAGGAATTGCTCTCAGCCTGGGGGACAAAATCACTCTTAAGCAGAAGGGAGGTAGCTGA